The following are encoded in a window of Pangasianodon hypophthalmus isolate fPanHyp1 chromosome 14, fPanHyp1.pri, whole genome shotgun sequence genomic DNA:
- the LOC113544608 gene encoding transmembrane protein 25 isoform X3 translates to MEFSVCIRWRARFSVLLLHTFTWGWTGHARALDPAPRIDGRQHSEVTVQENITHSFNCQSEGWSPQAPPLLSWYLNGERQSEVSGSRGPGRLVMTSPNDKGTMKYSAERNSTFTLRPRKWDRELVCAASNPHGGESYNATVVLNVQFQPEILRVNAHYSETADPGISLVLFALVRSNPPATITWVDQSGQLVANTTDFLILDSRSYPWLANHSLQVMLSSLSGNVSLSANNSLGSAHTNLTLTEFLQSRVEVPMLGIVTGGVAGFVTLLILTLMVLCLLHKDKTKVIEEPVAIPMTQECNRSDKVQVNGVYLPRENMSLPSNVPLNEHSALCKGRLPNSKQNTLTRKTKEDEEEEDLSLAYAARGQRSRHLKVSPDTPWLVTSTK, encoded by the exons ATGGAGTTTAGTGTGTGCATAAGGTGGAGGGCGAGGTTCTCTGTTCTGCTTTTGCACACCTTTACCTGGGGATGGACAG gCCATGCACGAGCACTTGATCCTGCCCCCAGGATTGATGGACGCCAACACTCCGAGGTCACTGTGCAAGAAAACATCACTCATAGCTTCAATTGCCAATCAGAAGGCTGGAGTCCACAAGCCCCGCCCCTGCTCAGCTGGTACCTCAAcggtgagagacagagtgaagtTTCAGGTAGCCGGGGGCCGGGGCGCCTGGTGATGACGTCGCCAAATGACAAGGGAACGATGAAGTACAGCGCAGAGCGAAACAGCACGTTCACTCTCCGGCCCAGGAAGTGGGATCGCGAGCTGGTGTGTGCCGCCTCGAACCCGCACGGTGGAGAGAGCTACAACGCCACCGTTGTCCTTAACGTTCAGT TTCAGCCGGAGATTCTGCGAGTCAACGCCCACTACAGCGAGACCGCAGACCCCGGGATCTCCTTGGTGCTCTTTGCATTGGTTCGCTCCAACCCCCCCGCCACCATCACGTGGGTGGATCAGTCCGGCCAGCTGGTGGCCAACACCACTGACTTCCTCATCCTGGACTCGCGGAGCTACCCGTGGCTGGCCAATCACAGCCTGCAGGTCATGCTGAGCAGCCTATCAGGAAACGTCTCGCTCAGCGCCAATAACAGCCTCGGCTCCGCCCACACCAACCTGACGCTCACAG aATTCCTGCAGTCTCGGGTGGAAGTGCCGATGCTAGGGATTGTCACGGGCGGTGTTGCGGGCTTCGTCACGCTTCTCATCCTCACTCTGATGGTGCTCTGTCTTCTGCACAAGGACAAAACCAAAGTCATCG AGGAACCAGTCGCAATTCCCATGACCCAAGAATG TAACAGATCAGACAAAGTGCAGGTGAATGGAGTGTATCTGCCACGTGAGAACATGTCGCTGCCCTCCAACGTGCCGCTCAACGAACACAGCGCTCTCTGTAAAG GACGGCTTCCGAACTCCAAACAGAACACTTTAACACGGAAGACTAAAGAGgacgaggaggaagaggaccTCTCGTTGGCCTACGCCgccagaggtcagaggtcacggcatctgaaa GTTTCGCCAGATACCCCATGGTTGGTTACATCTACAAAGTAA
- the LOC113544608 gene encoding transmembrane protein 25 isoform X2, with protein sequence MEFSVCIRWRARFSVLLLHTFTWGWTGHARALDPAPRIDGRQHSEVTVQENITHSFNCQSEGWSPQAPPLLSWYLNGERQSEVSGSRGPGRLVMTSPNDKGTMKYSAERNSTFTLRPRKWDRELVCAASNPHGGESYNATVVLNVQFQPEILRVNAHYSETADPGISLVLFALVRSNPPATITWVDQSGQLVANTTDFLILDSRSYPWLANHSLQVMLSSLSGNVSLSANNSLGSAHTNLTLTEFLQSRVEVPMLGIVTGGVAGFVTLLILTLMVLCLLHKDKTKVIEEPVAIPMTQECNRSDKVQVNGVYLPRENMSLPSNVPLNEHSALCKGRLPNSKQNTLTRKTKEDEEEEDLSLAYAARGFARYPMVGYIYKVNSTSSEEIWL encoded by the exons ATGGAGTTTAGTGTGTGCATAAGGTGGAGGGCGAGGTTCTCTGTTCTGCTTTTGCACACCTTTACCTGGGGATGGACAG gCCATGCACGAGCACTTGATCCTGCCCCCAGGATTGATGGACGCCAACACTCCGAGGTCACTGTGCAAGAAAACATCACTCATAGCTTCAATTGCCAATCAGAAGGCTGGAGTCCACAAGCCCCGCCCCTGCTCAGCTGGTACCTCAAcggtgagagacagagtgaagtTTCAGGTAGCCGGGGGCCGGGGCGCCTGGTGATGACGTCGCCAAATGACAAGGGAACGATGAAGTACAGCGCAGAGCGAAACAGCACGTTCACTCTCCGGCCCAGGAAGTGGGATCGCGAGCTGGTGTGTGCCGCCTCGAACCCGCACGGTGGAGAGAGCTACAACGCCACCGTTGTCCTTAACGTTCAGT TTCAGCCGGAGATTCTGCGAGTCAACGCCCACTACAGCGAGACCGCAGACCCCGGGATCTCCTTGGTGCTCTTTGCATTGGTTCGCTCCAACCCCCCCGCCACCATCACGTGGGTGGATCAGTCCGGCCAGCTGGTGGCCAACACCACTGACTTCCTCATCCTGGACTCGCGGAGCTACCCGTGGCTGGCCAATCACAGCCTGCAGGTCATGCTGAGCAGCCTATCAGGAAACGTCTCGCTCAGCGCCAATAACAGCCTCGGCTCCGCCCACACCAACCTGACGCTCACAG aATTCCTGCAGTCTCGGGTGGAAGTGCCGATGCTAGGGATTGTCACGGGCGGTGTTGCGGGCTTCGTCACGCTTCTCATCCTCACTCTGATGGTGCTCTGTCTTCTGCACAAGGACAAAACCAAAGTCATCG AGGAACCAGTCGCAATTCCCATGACCCAAGAATG TAACAGATCAGACAAAGTGCAGGTGAATGGAGTGTATCTGCCACGTGAGAACATGTCGCTGCCCTCCAACGTGCCGCTCAACGAACACAGCGCTCTCTGTAAAG GACGGCTTCCGAACTCCAAACAGAACACTTTAACACGGAAGACTAAAGAGgacgaggaggaagaggaccTCTCGTTGGCCTACGCCgccagag GTTTCGCCAGATACCCCATGGTTGGTTACATCTACAAAGTAAACAGCACAAGCAGCGAAGAGATCTGGCTTTGA
- the LOC113544608 gene encoding transmembrane protein 25 isoform X1, whose product MEFSVCIRWRARFSVLLLHTFTWGWTGHARALDPAPRIDGRQHSEVTVQENITHSFNCQSEGWSPQAPPLLSWYLNGERQSEVSGSRGPGRLVMTSPNDKGTMKYSAERNSTFTLRPRKWDRELVCAASNPHGGESYNATVVLNVQFQPEILRVNAHYSETADPGISLVLFALVRSNPPATITWVDQSGQLVANTTDFLILDSRSYPWLANHSLQVMLSSLSGNVSLSANNSLGSAHTNLTLTEFLQSRVEVPMLGIVTGGVAGFVTLLILTLMVLCLLHKDKTKVIEEPVAIPMTQECNRSDKVQVNGVYLPRENMSLPSNVPLNEHSALCKGRLPNSKQNTLTRKTKEDEEEEDLSLAYAARGQRSRHLKVFRQIPHGWLHLQSKQHKQRRDLALIVFLNTHTSHTHPTMNFSLLDFNI is encoded by the exons ATGGAGTTTAGTGTGTGCATAAGGTGGAGGGCGAGGTTCTCTGTTCTGCTTTTGCACACCTTTACCTGGGGATGGACAG gCCATGCACGAGCACTTGATCCTGCCCCCAGGATTGATGGACGCCAACACTCCGAGGTCACTGTGCAAGAAAACATCACTCATAGCTTCAATTGCCAATCAGAAGGCTGGAGTCCACAAGCCCCGCCCCTGCTCAGCTGGTACCTCAAcggtgagagacagagtgaagtTTCAGGTAGCCGGGGGCCGGGGCGCCTGGTGATGACGTCGCCAAATGACAAGGGAACGATGAAGTACAGCGCAGAGCGAAACAGCACGTTCACTCTCCGGCCCAGGAAGTGGGATCGCGAGCTGGTGTGTGCCGCCTCGAACCCGCACGGTGGAGAGAGCTACAACGCCACCGTTGTCCTTAACGTTCAGT TTCAGCCGGAGATTCTGCGAGTCAACGCCCACTACAGCGAGACCGCAGACCCCGGGATCTCCTTGGTGCTCTTTGCATTGGTTCGCTCCAACCCCCCCGCCACCATCACGTGGGTGGATCAGTCCGGCCAGCTGGTGGCCAACACCACTGACTTCCTCATCCTGGACTCGCGGAGCTACCCGTGGCTGGCCAATCACAGCCTGCAGGTCATGCTGAGCAGCCTATCAGGAAACGTCTCGCTCAGCGCCAATAACAGCCTCGGCTCCGCCCACACCAACCTGACGCTCACAG aATTCCTGCAGTCTCGGGTGGAAGTGCCGATGCTAGGGATTGTCACGGGCGGTGTTGCGGGCTTCGTCACGCTTCTCATCCTCACTCTGATGGTGCTCTGTCTTCTGCACAAGGACAAAACCAAAGTCATCG AGGAACCAGTCGCAATTCCCATGACCCAAGAATG TAACAGATCAGACAAAGTGCAGGTGAATGGAGTGTATCTGCCACGTGAGAACATGTCGCTGCCCTCCAACGTGCCGCTCAACGAACACAGCGCTCTCTGTAAAG GACGGCTTCCGAACTCCAAACAGAACACTTTAACACGGAAGACTAAAGAGgacgaggaggaagaggaccTCTCGTTGGCCTACGCCgccagaggtcagaggtcacggcatctgaaagt GTTTCGCCAGATACCCCATGGTTGGTTACATCTACAAAGTAAACAGCACAAGCAGCGAAGAGATCTGGCTTTGATTGTatttctcaacacacacacatcccacacTCATCCCACAATGAATTTCTCCTTGctagattt